Genomic segment of Arachis stenosperma cultivar V10309 chromosome 4, arast.V10309.gnm1.PFL2, whole genome shotgun sequence:
CCAATGGCAGAATTAAGGTGTTAATATgtgtataaaatattaatattggAAGGGTagtactattattattattattactattaataTTGGTTTTCTTCAAATGCAGGCACATTTTTATTATTGGAAAAGAAGAGAGGTGAACTCAATCTTTTATGGATAAGAGGAGAATCAAAAATGCCTTGCCCTCATAACCAAGAGTCTCAACAATGAACGAAGTGATAATAGGGATAGTAGTATAGTGTACCATAGGTATTGGTTTAATAGGAGACTGATAGAAACTCTAGAAGATTATGTAAACATTTGGAACTGTCATAACAAAAATTTCAACCAAATCATGTTATTAGCATGTACTTTATAGTTATATCAACAGCTAAGACTTTAAGATACTATTACTTTTAAGTAGTCTTACTCAAGTTGTAAATATTGATTATTGATTTAAATGCTgatgtgaaaaataaattttaccaCTTTATTACCCAAACAAGGTCATGTGAAATTTATTTTCTACATCagcatttaatttattttgtttaaaatatatattatatcaccacttttactaaaacatctttttaattaaataaaaataaaaaatatcttttatttaattttataaaaaagacTTAAacattcttattctatttaattagaTAAAAATACCTTTCTAAATCAATTGAATTTTAGAATTCATCCTAtcctaattttatatttttaaataatttaaacaacaaaacaaaaatatatctaaaaaacaaaaaaaaaaattgtttgtgAAATCTGAGTTTCAGAgacctcttcatcttctcatGTTCTTCACTCCTCTTCGTGTCTCTCTCCCCCTGGAGCTCggtctctctcatctctctcaCCGTGACGTCGCCGTTGCTATCTGTGTCGTCATCGTCTTGCACATAGTCGGGCGCTTTGTTGCGCTCTTCGTCGCCGGCGGCAGAAGCAGCAGGTCTTGGGGCTCGTCGTCTTCTTGCTTCGAGTCTCGCCGTCAGCCTCCTTCGTGCAATCAGAAGCTGCTTCATGATTTGGTGAGTTCTAACAAAGGTAGGATTTTATTGTTCCAAGTCAGTTGTAACTTGAAACCGTGACGCTGATGTTTTCTTCCCTTTTGATTTGTGGGGTTTGTTCAAAACGGCGTCTTTCACCATCCCTTGTCCCAAGTGTCTCTCTTTTTCACATTTGGAGTTAGTAGTCCTTTGGCAGTAATCATGGGAATTGGAATGTGTTGCTCCTAGCTTCTCATAGATGGCTACTTTTATGTGCTATACAGGGAAAAGGGGATGGAGAGGAGTTGAAAAGCACCGCAATTCATTGTCTGTGCCGTCTTCGAGGTCAAGCTGTTGATGAATCAGCTCATCGGCAAGTGGATGAAATTCTGGCTGAGCTTATGTGGGTGAAGAAAAAGAGGTTATTTTTGGAGAAATATTCAGAGAAAATGCT
This window contains:
- the LOC130973675 gene encoding uncharacterized protein LOC130973675, yielding MFFTPLRVSLPLELGLSHLSHRDVAVAICVVIVLHIVGRFVALFVAGGRSSRSWGSSSSCFESRRQPPSCNQKLLHDLGKGDGEELKSTAIHCLCRLRGQAVDESAHRQVDEILAELMWVKKKRLFLEKYSEKMLESPYHWCRIGLVSTDHRATKCASVCWINPSECRILHCI